Part of the Myxococcus guangdongensis genome is shown below.
CGCGGTGGTGCGCGCGTGGCAGGAGGGCCTGGGGCTGGTGCCGCTGGTGGGCGGGGGGTGGGCGCCCCTGCCTCGCGCCTGGTTGGAGAAGAACGGCCAGCGCGTGGCGGACCTCTTGGCCGCGCGTCAGTCGGATGGCCGCGTGTCCAACCACGCGCTGCCGCAGCTGTCGCAGCTGTGCGAGACGCTGGAGCAGCCGCCTCCGCCGGGGCTCGACAAGCTGGCGCCGCTCGTCGAGGGCTTCGAGAAGCTGCCGCCGCCGGTGTTGCCGGAGGAGCTCAACGCGTCGCTGCGCCACTACCAGCAGACGGGCGTGAGCTGGCTGGGCTTCCTCAAGAGCGCGGGCCTGGGCGGCATCCTCGCGGACGACATGGGCCTGGGAAAGACGCTCCAGACCATCTGCGTGCTGGGCAAGGGCTCGCTCGTCGTGTGTCCCACCAGCGTGCTGCCCAACTGGGTGGCGGAGCTCAAGCGCTTCCGTCCCTCGCTGAAGGTCTGCGTCTACCACGGCCCCGGTCGCGCGCTGGACGCGGCCGCGGACGTGACGCTCACCACGTACTCGATTCTGCGCCTGGACGCGGCGGTGCTGGGCGCGCAGGACTGGGCGATGGTGGTGCTGGACGAGGCGCAGGCCATCAAGAACCCGGAGAGCCAGGTGGCGCGCGCCGCGTTCGGCATCAAGTCCGGCTTCCGGTTGGCGCTCAGCGGCACACCGCTGGAGAACCGCCTGGACGAGCTGTGGAGCCTGATGCACTTCACCAACCCGGGCCTGCTCGGCGGACGGCGGCAGTTCGAGGAGAAGATTGCCCGCCCCATCTCCGAGGGCAACGCGGGCGCCGCGAGCGAGCTGCGCCGCCGCATCCGTCCCTTCGTGCTGCGCCGCCTCAAGCGCGACGTGGCGCCGGAGCTGCCGCCGCGCATCGAGTCGGTGATGCACGTGTCGCTGGATGAGCGCGAGCGCTCCATCTACGACGCGGTGATGGCGGCCACGCGCGCGGAGGTGGTCGCCCTGCTCAACGAGGGCGGCAGCGTGCTCAAGGCGCTGGAGGCGCTGCTGCGTCTGCGTCAGGCCGCGTGCCACCCGGCGCTGGTGCCCGGGCAGAAGGCCACCTCGTCGTCGAAGGTGGACACGCTGGTGGAGGCGCTCGACACGGCGGTGTCGGAGGGCCACAAGGCGCTGGTGTTCTCGCAGTGGACGTCGCTGCTCGACCTCATCGAGCCGGCGCTGAAGCGCGCGGGCATCGGCTTCGACCGGCTGGACGGGAGCACGGCGAACCGGGGTGAGGTGACGGCGCGCTTCCAGGCGGACGACGGCGCGCCGGTGCTCCTCATGTCGCTGAAGGCGGGCGGCACGGGCTTGAACCTGACGGCGGCCGACCACGTGTTCCTGGTGGACCCGTGGTGGAACCCGGCCGCGGAGGCGCAGGCCGCGGACCGCGCGCATCGCATCGGCCAGGAGCGCCCCGTCAACGTCTACCGGCTGGTGTCGCAGGGCACCGTCGAGGAGCGCATCCTCGGCCTGCAGGACAAGAAGCGCGCGCTGATGGAGGCCGCGCTGAGCGAGGCCGGCGGCGCGGCGGCCATCACCCGTGAAGACTTGCTGGAGCTGTTCTCGTGAAGCGGTTGCTCGGACTCACCCTGGGGTTTTTCCTGATGCTTTCCATGGATGCCGAAGCCAAGAAGCAGGACGCGGCCACCACGCTGCGCGCCATCCTCGAGCGCGACTGGCAATACCAGCTGGAGCGCAGCCCGACGTACGCGTCCGTGGCGGGAGACCGTCGCTGGAACACGCGCTGGGATGACCTGAGCCTCACCGCGCTCCAGGCGGACAACACGCACTCGCGCCAGGTGCTCGAGCAGCTGAAGAAGGTGGAGCGCGCGAAGCTGTCCGAGGAGGACCAGCTCAACCTGGACCTGTTCCGCAAGGAGCACGAGACGTGGCTGGAGGAGTTCCGCTTCGGCTGGCACCTGTTGCCCGTCAACCAGGTGGGTGGCATCCCCGAGGGCATCCGTCAGCCTCCGGGTGTGCAGACGGCCTATCAGCTCGCCGACACGCTGCGCTTCGACACGGTGAAGGACTACGAGGACTGGGTGGCCCGGCTGGGTGGCTTCGGGACCTACGTGGAGCAGGTGACGGCGCTGATGCGCGAGGGGCTGCGCCAGAAGAAGGTGCACCCGCGCGTCATCCTCCAGCGCGTGCCGCCGCAGATCGAGCGGCAGCTGGTGGAGGACCCGACGAAGAGCGGCTTCTACACGCCGTTCCTGCGCTTCCCCGCGAAGCTGTCCGTCCAGGACCAGCAGCGCCTGGCGGCGGCGGGACAGAAGGCGGTGCGCGAGGGCGTGGTGCCCGCGCTGCGTGCCTTCCACCGCTTCCTCGTCGAGGAGTACCTGCCCGGCGCGCCCGAGGCCGTGGGCATCTGGCAGTTCCCCGACGGTGAGGCCGCGTATGGCTTCTTCGCGCGCAGGTTCACCACGACGTCGCTGACGCCCGACGAGATTCACGCGCTCGGGGTGTCGGAGGTGAAGCGCATCCGGGCGGAGATGGAAGCCATCATGAAGCGCACGGGTTTCAAGGGCACGCTGCCGGAGTTCTTCCAGTTCCTGCGCACGGACCCGCGCTTCTACTCGCGCACCGGTGACGACTTGTTGATGCGCTACCGGAGCC
Proteins encoded:
- a CDS encoding DEAD/DEAH box helicase encodes the protein MSATVQLLEAVRKEARPGIWSNGVNLSRAGAVVLQSKTENELELRVRSSGRPVPFTVTLYPADEAWECDCPSRVDPCEHVVAAALSLQQAEKTDAPMETAATRWSRVVYHFARTGDGLQLKRTLAHADGREEPLDGSLASYMAKPAQAAQLQVEQADLLADRILEQRRTRGALAPETLEALLKVLVQARNVLLDGRPVAIPDEVVVPRALVEERGGQLVVTVARDPRVTEVVSPGVALVGDALARLGETGMTGPWLNNLPIVRTYGAEQLGELTSKVLPELGRRMPVDVRTRRVPSIDRELKPRILLELHQLESGLSVLPTLVYGAPPAVRIDNGRMVYLRGAVPLRDEAVEQRLVHELREELNLVPGRRVTVQGPEMVRWADKLRRWGGDLAGDGASVVSPDVRLKPSLSVEGATNALGVPEVRFTLDFQVEGGKGGETRSVDAAAVVRAWQEGLGLVPLVGGGWAPLPRAWLEKNGQRVADLLAARQSDGRVSNHALPQLSQLCETLEQPPPPGLDKLAPLVEGFEKLPPPVLPEELNASLRHYQQTGVSWLGFLKSAGLGGILADDMGLGKTLQTICVLGKGSLVVCPTSVLPNWVAELKRFRPSLKVCVYHGPGRALDAAADVTLTTYSILRLDAAVLGAQDWAMVVLDEAQAIKNPESQVARAAFGIKSGFRLALSGTPLENRLDELWSLMHFTNPGLLGGRRQFEEKIARPISEGNAGAASELRRRIRPFVLRRLKRDVAPELPPRIESVMHVSLDERERSIYDAVMAATRAEVVALLNEGGSVLKALEALLRLRQAACHPALVPGQKATSSSKVDTLVEALDTAVSEGHKALVFSQWTSLLDLIEPALKRAGIGFDRLDGSTANRGEVTARFQADDGAPVLLMSLKAGGTGLNLTAADHVFLVDPWWNPAAEAQAADRAHRIGQERPVNVYRLVSQGTVEERILGLQDKKRALMEAALSEAGGAAAITREDLLELFS
- a CDS encoding DUF885 domain-containing protein, translating into MLSMDAEAKKQDAATTLRAILERDWQYQLERSPTYASVAGDRRWNTRWDDLSLTALQADNTHSRQVLEQLKKVERAKLSEEDQLNLDLFRKEHETWLEEFRFGWHLLPVNQVGGIPEGIRQPPGVQTAYQLADTLRFDTVKDYEDWVARLGGFGTYVEQVTALMREGLRQKKVHPRVILQRVPPQIERQLVEDPTKSGFYTPFLRFPAKLSVQDQQRLAAAGQKAVREGVVPALRAFHRFLVEEYLPGAPEAVGIWQFPDGEAAYGFFARRFTTTSLTPDEIHALGVSEVKRIRAEMEAIMKRTGFKGTLPEFFQFLRTDPRFYSRTGDDLLMRYRSLAKQIDPLLVRLFKTLPRQPYAVEPTPEAMAPDVTTGFYYAGSSDGSRPGTYLVNLYRPETRPHWEMVPLTLHEAVPGHHLQTSLATEQTALPDFRRFGYYVAYGEGWALYCETLGDEMGLYENPYDKFGQLSYDMWRAVRLVVDTGMHAKQWTRQQALDYFMENAPRQALDITNEVDRYIAWPGQALAYKVGQLKIRELRTRAEAALGERFDVREFHDVVLLSGSLPLDVLERKVDAWVARQKAPAK